Proteins found in one Streptomyces sp. CB09001 genomic segment:
- a CDS encoding MMPL family transporter, whose amino-acid sequence MLSTLARAATRRPLTVMLLWGLFLLLGFGLGTGVFGKLSDDVPDVPGTESQVAAEHLDGLDPAGDSITGVVEAAAVADPAVRAEVRRAVADLREVAGVAEVPDPYATHGMVAGDGRALVVSVALEGGLGDDAEEAAVQDAADRLHRIDGSEVSGVHVSGGPLLGQQLGERAQEDVKNAELISLPVVLVLLFVVFGGLRAAGLPLLVAVAGIAGAFLALFGFSQFTDISVYAIQVTTMLGLGLAVDYALLMLVRFREERRNTPDVVEAVHRTVAAAGRTVLFSGLTVAVSLAGLLVFPSTFLRSMGLAVAAVVVVDMLAALTLLPALLARFGGRIPPAKARPEEEGRLFARLARFAARRRVAVLAVAVPALLVLALPVTGMTINLGDARQLPKSTEARQLYDAIEAHFPPGTGVSPVTVVLRPGTDAATADRIRALAPGTVARDLSGGTTVLELPPGGAADGPAATELVERVRDLRGDAPVQVTGSAAQLVDFRQMLADRAPWAALTVLAGIFVLLFAFTGSVLLPLRTVATTLLSLGAALGAVVWVFQDGHLAGLIGAEGLGALSLTAPPLIIAIAFGLAMDYELFILARMREARERTGDDREAVVTGLRRSGRVVTCAALLLAVVFGAFMTGGFSPILQIGLGLTLAVLIDATVVRMLLVPATMALLGRRAWWAPKPLRRAHERFGVREEAPAPAPAPPQPAAR is encoded by the coding sequence GTGCTGTCCACACTCGCCCGGGCGGCGACCCGCCGCCCTCTGACCGTGATGCTCCTGTGGGGCCTGTTCCTGCTGCTCGGCTTCGGCCTCGGCACGGGCGTCTTCGGGAAGCTCTCCGACGACGTGCCCGACGTCCCGGGCACCGAGTCGCAGGTCGCCGCCGAACACCTGGACGGCCTCGACCCGGCGGGCGACTCGATCACCGGCGTGGTCGAGGCCGCCGCCGTCGCGGATCCCGCGGTGCGGGCCGAGGTCCGGCGGGCCGTGGCCGACCTGCGGGAGGTCGCGGGCGTCGCCGAGGTCCCCGACCCCTACGCCACGCACGGCATGGTCGCCGGGGACGGACGGGCCCTGGTCGTCTCCGTCGCCCTGGAGGGCGGTCTCGGCGACGACGCCGAGGAGGCGGCGGTCCAGGACGCGGCCGACCGGCTGCACCGGATCGACGGGAGCGAGGTGTCCGGGGTCCACGTCAGCGGCGGGCCGCTGCTGGGACAGCAGCTGGGCGAGCGCGCCCAGGAGGACGTGAAGAACGCGGAGTTGATCTCGCTGCCGGTCGTGCTGGTCCTGCTGTTCGTCGTGTTCGGCGGGCTGCGTGCGGCCGGGCTGCCGCTGCTGGTGGCGGTCGCGGGGATCGCGGGCGCGTTCCTGGCGCTGTTCGGCTTCAGCCAGTTCACCGACATCTCCGTGTACGCGATCCAGGTCACGACGATGCTGGGGCTCGGCCTCGCCGTGGACTACGCCCTGCTGATGCTGGTCCGCTTCCGCGAGGAGCGGCGGAACACCCCCGACGTGGTGGAGGCCGTGCACCGCACGGTCGCGGCGGCCGGGCGGACCGTGCTGTTCTCGGGGCTGACGGTGGCCGTGAGCCTGGCCGGGCTGCTGGTCTTCCCGAGCACGTTCCTGCGCAGCATGGGGCTCGCGGTGGCCGCGGTGGTCGTCGTCGACATGCTGGCGGCGCTGACGCTGCTGCCCGCGCTGCTGGCCCGGTTCGGCGGCCGGATCCCCCCGGCGAAGGCCCGGCCCGAGGAGGAGGGCCGGCTCTTCGCCCGCCTCGCCCGTTTCGCCGCCCGGCGGCGGGTGGCCGTCCTGGCGGTGGCCGTCCCGGCCCTGCTGGTGCTGGCGCTGCCCGTCACCGGCATGACCATCAACCTCGGGGACGCGCGGCAGCTTCCGAAGAGCACCGAGGCGCGGCAGTTGTACGACGCGATCGAGGCGCACTTCCCGCCGGGCACCGGCGTCTCACCGGTCACGGTCGTCCTGCGGCCCGGCACCGACGCCGCGACGGCCGACCGGATCCGCGCGCTCGCTCCGGGCACGGTCGCGCGCGACCTGTCCGGCGGCACCACCGTGCTCGAACTGCCCCCGGGCGGAGCGGCCGACGGCCCGGCGGCCACCGAACTCGTCGAGCGGGTACGGGACCTGCGCGGTGACGCACCCGTCCAGGTCACCGGCAGCGCGGCCCAGCTGGTCGACTTCCGGCAGATGCTCGCCGACCGGGCGCCCTGGGCGGCGCTGACCGTGCTGGCGGGGATCTTCGTGCTGCTGTTCGCGTTCACCGGGTCGGTGCTGCTGCCGCTGCGCACCGTCGCGACCACGCTGCTCAGCCTCGGGGCCGCACTCGGCGCGGTGGTCTGGGTGTTCCAGGACGGCCATCTGGCCGGGCTGATCGGTGCCGAGGGGCTGGGCGCGCTGAGCCTGACGGCGCCACCGTTGATCATCGCCATCGCCTTCGGACTGGCCATGGACTACGAGTTGTTCATCCTGGCCCGGATGCGCGAGGCCCGGGAGCGGACCGGCGACGACCGGGAGGCCGTGGTGACCGGACTGCGCCGCTCCGGCCGGGTGGTGACCTGTGCCGCGCTGCTCCTCGCGGTGGTCTTCGGTGCCTTCATGACGGGCGGCTTCTCGCCGATCCTGCAGATCGGGCTCGGCCTGACCCTGGCGGTGCTGATCGACGCCACAGTGGTCCGGATGCTGCTGGTGCCGGCCACCATGGCGCTGCTGGGCCGGCGCGCCTGGTGGGCCCCGAAGCCGCTGCGCCGGGCGCACGAGAGGTTCGGGGTGCGCGAGGAGGCCCCCGCCCCCGCTCCGGCTCCGCCGCAACCCGCGGCGCGCTGA
- a CDS encoding response regulator transcription factor, translated as MSVRVVVADDQELVRSGFSMILEAQPDIEVVAEAGDGAEAVAAVERYAPDVLLLDIRMPVMDGLDAARRVCARSACKVVMLTTFDLDEYVYEALYAGASGFLLKDVRRDDLVHAVRVVAAGDSLLAPAVTRRLVADIVRRRREEAAAADVTPERLEVLTAREVETLRLLARGLSNSEIATTLFVSEHTVKTHVSNVLSKLGLRDRVQAVICAYETGLVAPGAP; from the coding sequence GTGAGCGTCCGGGTGGTCGTGGCCGACGACCAGGAGCTGGTGCGCAGCGGGTTCAGCATGATCCTGGAGGCGCAGCCGGACATCGAGGTGGTCGCGGAGGCCGGGGACGGCGCGGAGGCGGTCGCCGCGGTCGAGCGGTACGCGCCGGACGTCCTGCTCCTGGACATCCGCATGCCGGTCATGGACGGCCTGGACGCGGCCCGGCGGGTGTGCGCGCGCTCCGCCTGCAAGGTCGTGATGCTGACCACCTTCGACCTGGACGAGTACGTGTACGAGGCGCTGTACGCGGGTGCCAGCGGCTTCCTGCTCAAGGACGTGCGCCGGGACGACCTGGTGCACGCGGTGCGGGTGGTCGCGGCCGGTGACTCACTGCTGGCCCCGGCGGTGACGCGCAGGCTGGTCGCGGACATCGTGCGGCGCCGGCGCGAGGAGGCCGCCGCGGCCGACGTCACCCCGGAGCGTCTGGAGGTGCTGACCGCGCGCGAGGTGGAGACGCTGCGGCTGCTGGCGCGGGGGCTGTCCAACTCCGAGATCGCCACGACCCTGTTCGTGAGCGAGCACACCGTCAAGACGCATGTCAGCAACGTGCTGAGCAAGCTCGGTCTCCGCGACCGGGTGCAGGCGGTGATCTGCGCGTACGAGACCGGTCTGGTGGCTCCCGGCGCCCCGTGA
- a CDS encoding histidine kinase, protein MSTRSPLSSPLAAVLARLRTTSPYAVDAAVAALVLFAVSLQWLFPDEGDDPLSWRGWLLGAATAVPLVWRRAAPFATACAVSAATPAQALYHAPPPDLMYGGFVVLYTLAALARPWQRRVMLAGWLIGVAATISHKEDAEPFEYAFQLLSIGCAYALGSLTRTQRAYTAELEDRARRLERERAADTARATAQERARIARDMHDILAHAVSLMVVQAEAGPVVVRSDPARAEAAFDAIATAGRDAMTQLRRILGVLKEEEREPGPRRLPQPGLTALPGLVRRVGESAGLRVELRTTGEPCALPPDTEVAAYRIVQEALTNTVKHAYASCAAVGLDWAEDAVTLTVTDDGRGPAAPGDGAGDAGHGLIGIRERAAACGGEAVTGGGPDGGFRVVVRLPVAAVRHTALG, encoded by the coding sequence ATGTCCACCCGGTCCCCGCTGTCCTCCCCGCTCGCCGCCGTCCTCGCCCGGCTGCGTACGACCAGCCCGTACGCGGTGGACGCCGCCGTCGCCGCGCTGGTGCTGTTCGCCGTCTCGCTGCAGTGGCTGTTCCCCGACGAGGGGGACGATCCGCTGTCCTGGCGGGGCTGGCTGCTCGGGGCCGCGACCGCCGTGCCGTTGGTGTGGCGGCGTGCGGCGCCGTTCGCGACCGCCTGTGCCGTGTCGGCGGCCACCCCGGCCCAGGCGCTCTACCATGCGCCGCCGCCCGACCTGATGTACGGCGGCTTCGTCGTCCTCTACACCCTGGCCGCCCTCGCCCGGCCCTGGCAGCGGCGGGTGATGCTGGCGGGCTGGCTGATCGGGGTCGCCGCCACCATCAGCCACAAGGAGGACGCCGAGCCGTTCGAGTACGCGTTCCAGCTGCTGAGCATCGGGTGCGCGTACGCGCTCGGCTCGCTCACCCGGACCCAGCGCGCCTACACCGCCGAACTGGAGGACCGGGCGCGGCGGCTGGAGCGCGAGCGGGCGGCCGACACGGCGCGGGCCACGGCGCAGGAACGCGCCCGCATCGCCCGCGACATGCACGACATCCTGGCGCACGCGGTCAGCCTGATGGTGGTGCAGGCCGAGGCCGGGCCGGTCGTCGTGCGCAGTGATCCGGCGCGCGCGGAGGCCGCGTTCGACGCGATCGCGACGGCCGGGCGGGACGCGATGACCCAACTGCGGCGCATTCTGGGGGTGCTGAAGGAGGAGGAACGCGAGCCGGGGCCGCGGCGGCTGCCCCAGCCGGGCCTGACCGCGCTGCCGGGACTGGTCCGCCGGGTCGGTGAATCGGCCGGGCTGCGGGTGGAGTTGAGGACGACGGGCGAACCGTGTGCGCTGCCCCCGGACACCGAGGTGGCCGCCTACCGCATCGTGCAGGAGGCCCTCACCAACACGGTCAAGCACGCGTACGCTTCCTGCGCGGCGGTCGGACTCGACTGGGCGGAGGACGCGGTGACCCTGACGGTGACGGACGACGGACGGGGCCCGGCGGCCCCGGGTGACGGGGCGGGCGACGCCGGGCACGGGCTGATCGGCATCCGGGAGCGGGCCGCCGCCTGCGGGGGCGAGGCCGTCACCGGCGGCGGACCGGACGGCGGCTTCCGGGTCGTCGTACGCCTGCCCGTCGCGGCCGTCCGGCACACGGCGCTCGGGTGA
- a CDS encoding IclR family transcriptional regulator, which yields MTAPSAPTAPDRLLAVLAAFDHAHPALSLTDISRRAGLSLTTAHRLVGALTRWGALERDGAGVYHVGLRLWEVAALAPRGLALRQVAWPYLEDLYEATHENVQLAVRDGGEVVYIEWLAARSSVGVHIRVGARWPLHATGVGLALLAHGEPEFQEAYRTGPLASFTAYTITDPARLRRVLAEVRRTGAAVSDRQITDDALSVAAPVHGPDGTVTAAVSVVVPYADAQVPALVPAVRLAARGISRALGWHPNIPRTGEDGPPHAS from the coding sequence GTGACCGCCCCTTCCGCCCCCACCGCCCCCGACCGGCTGCTCGCCGTGCTCGCCGCGTTCGACCACGCGCACCCGGCCCTGTCCCTGACGGACATCAGCCGCCGGGCCGGGCTGAGCCTGACCACGGCGCACCGGCTGGTGGGCGCCCTGACCCGGTGGGGTGCCCTGGAACGGGACGGTGCCGGCGTCTACCACGTCGGCCTGCGGCTGTGGGAGGTCGCCGCGCTGGCCCCACGCGGTCTCGCGCTGCGGCAGGTCGCGTGGCCGTACCTGGAGGACCTGTACGAGGCGACGCACGAGAACGTGCAGCTGGCGGTGCGGGACGGCGGCGAGGTCGTCTACATCGAGTGGCTGGCGGCCCGGTCGTCGGTCGGCGTGCACATCCGCGTCGGCGCCCGCTGGCCGCTGCACGCCACCGGGGTCGGGCTCGCCCTGCTCGCGCACGGCGAACCGGAGTTCCAGGAGGCGTACCGCACCGGTCCGCTCGCCTCCTTCACCGCGTACACGATCACCGACCCGGCACGGCTGCGCCGGGTGCTGGCCGAGGTGCGGCGCACCGGAGCGGCGGTGAGCGACCGGCAGATCACCGACGACGCCCTCTCGGTTGCCGCCCCGGTGCACGGCCCGGACGGCACCGTGACCGCGGCCGTGTCGGTCGTCGTGCCGTACGCCGACGCGCAGGTGCCGGCGCTGGTCCCGGCGGTCCGGCTGGCGGCCCGCGGCATCTCCCGGGCCCTGGGCTGGCACCCGAATATCCCTCGCACCGGTGAGGACGGGCCCCCGCACGCCTCCTGA
- a CDS encoding 6-phospho-beta-glucosidase has product MRLTMLGGGGFRVPLVYGALLGDRAEGRVSDVVLHDLDPARLTAVTRVLAEQAAGVPDAPAVTATTDLDEALRGADFVFSAIRVGGLQGRADDERVALAEGVLGQETVGAGGIAYGLRTVPVAADIARRVARLAPDAWVINFTNPAGLVTEAMSRHLGDRVIGICDSPVGLGRRVARVLGADPDRAFVDYVGLNHLGWLRGLRVGGRDELPRLLADQALLGSFEEGRLFGADWLRSLGAVPNEYLHYYYFNRETVRAYQEAGLTRGAFLRDQQARFYDEMRRPDAPALATWDRTRAEREATYMAENRETAGAGEREAEDLSGGYEKVALALMRAVARDERATLILNVRNRGTLSVLDPDAVIEVPCLVDANGAHPMAADPLPDHATGLVRAVKGVERDVLAAAETGSRAAAVRAFALHPLVDSVDVARRLVDGYRAVHPGLAYLR; this is encoded by the coding sequence GTGAGGCTGACGATGCTGGGCGGCGGCGGATTCCGCGTACCGCTCGTGTACGGGGCGCTCCTCGGAGACCGCGCCGAGGGGCGCGTGAGCGACGTCGTCCTGCACGACCTGGACCCGGCCCGGCTGACGGCGGTGACCCGGGTGCTGGCCGAACAGGCGGCCGGGGTGCCCGACGCGCCGGCCGTCACCGCCACGACCGACCTCGACGAGGCGCTGCGCGGCGCCGACTTCGTGTTCTCCGCGATCCGCGTCGGCGGCCTCCAAGGACGCGCCGACGACGAACGGGTGGCGCTCGCCGAGGGCGTCCTCGGCCAGGAGACCGTCGGCGCGGGCGGCATCGCCTACGGGCTGCGGACCGTCCCGGTCGCCGCCGACATCGCCCGCCGGGTGGCCCGGCTGGCACCGGACGCCTGGGTCATCAACTTCACCAACCCGGCGGGACTGGTCACCGAGGCCATGTCCCGGCACCTCGGCGACCGGGTCATCGGCATCTGCGACTCGCCGGTCGGCCTCGGCCGCCGCGTCGCCCGCGTGCTCGGCGCCGACCCGGACCGCGCCTTCGTCGACTACGTCGGCCTCAACCACCTCGGCTGGCTGCGCGGCCTGCGCGTCGGCGGACGCGACGAGCTGCCGCGGCTGCTGGCCGACCAGGCGCTGCTCGGCTCCTTCGAGGAGGGCCGGCTCTTCGGCGCCGACTGGCTGCGCTCCCTCGGCGCCGTCCCCAACGAGTACCTGCACTACTACTACTTCAACCGGGAGACCGTCCGCGCCTACCAGGAGGCCGGCCTCACCCGGGGCGCGTTCCTGCGCGACCAGCAGGCCCGCTTCTACGACGAGATGCGCCGCCCCGACGCCCCGGCACTTGCCACCTGGGACCGCACCCGCGCCGAACGCGAGGCGACGTACATGGCCGAGAACCGCGAGACGGCGGGAGCGGGCGAACGCGAGGCCGAGGACCTGTCCGGCGGCTACGAGAAGGTGGCGCTGGCGCTGATGCGCGCCGTCGCCCGCGACGAACGCGCCACCCTGATCCTCAACGTCCGCAACCGCGGCACGCTCTCCGTCCTCGACCCCGACGCGGTGATCGAGGTCCCCTGCCTGGTCGACGCGAACGGCGCCCACCCGATGGCGGCCGATCCGCTGCCGGACCACGCCACCGGTCTGGTCCGCGCGGTCAAGGGCGTCGAGCGCGACGTCCTGGCCGCGGCCGAGACCGGCTCCCGCGCGGCGGCGGTACGGGCCTTCGCGCTGCACCCCCTCGTCGACTCGGTCGACGTCGCCCGCCGCCTCGTGGACGGCTACCGGGCGGTGCACCCGGGACTGGCGTACCTCAGGTGA
- a CDS encoding ATP-grasp domain-containing protein produces MASPVRVWLNRTYAENVFFMDQLRRNPADRAVEIHATHGDPDSPVLAAADTAELEPEGLSPAGYVEYALAQCARRGIDVFVPRLHQSAIVAHRAEFETVGTALLAPPPEAVAVFRDKVIAYEAVRALGVPVPPWWRVRTADELVLAVEELEADGHRACFKPASGAGGVGFRMVTRDPFSLAHLNGFPSPSVPLPLVVEALRAAEEPVDWLVMPRLEQPEVSVDCLTGPDNRVRLAVGRTKNGRRRGFTLHEQWLAPARRIAETFGLHHLSNIQFRMYGDRPVLMDVNTRPAGGLHQLALCGVNVPWAAVRLALGDDPGELEPPFLGQDYAVVAGPRPLRPVTLPHQRADLPAVATPAPAPAPAPAAAARAAAPVSSAPVGLT; encoded by the coding sequence ATGGCTTCTCCCGTACGCGTCTGGCTCAACCGCACGTACGCGGAGAACGTCTTCTTCATGGATCAGCTGCGGAGAAATCCCGCCGACCGGGCCGTCGAGATCCATGCCACGCACGGCGACCCGGACTCCCCCGTGCTGGCCGCCGCGGACACCGCGGAGTTGGAGCCCGAGGGGCTCTCCCCGGCCGGTTACGTCGAGTACGCCCTGGCCCAGTGCGCGCGGCGCGGCATCGACGTGTTCGTACCCCGGCTGCACCAGTCCGCGATCGTGGCCCACCGCGCCGAGTTCGAGACGGTGGGTACGGCGCTGCTCGCGCCGCCGCCGGAGGCGGTGGCCGTCTTCCGGGACAAGGTGATCGCCTACGAGGCGGTCCGGGCCCTCGGCGTGCCGGTGCCGCCGTGGTGGCGGGTGCGCACGGCCGACGAACTCGTCCTCGCGGTGGAGGAGCTGGAGGCGGACGGGCACCGGGCGTGCTTCAAGCCGGCCTCCGGCGCGGGCGGCGTGGGCTTCCGGATGGTCACCCGTGACCCCTTCTCCCTCGCGCACCTGAACGGCTTCCCCAGCCCGTCCGTGCCGCTGCCCCTGGTCGTCGAGGCGCTGCGGGCGGCCGAGGAGCCCGTGGACTGGCTGGTGATGCCGCGCCTGGAGCAGCCGGAGGTCTCGGTGGACTGCCTCACCGGGCCCGACAACCGGGTCCGGCTGGCCGTGGGCCGCACCAAGAACGGCCGCCGCCGCGGGTTCACCCTGCACGAGCAGTGGCTGGCACCGGCGCGGCGGATCGCCGAGACGTTCGGGCTGCACCACCTGTCCAACATCCAGTTCCGGATGTACGGCGACCGGCCCGTCCTGATGGACGTCAACACCCGCCCGGCGGGCGGGCTGCACCAGCTGGCGCTGTGCGGCGTCAACGTGCCGTGGGCGGCGGTCCGGCTGGCCCTCGGTGACGACCCGGGCGAGCTGGAGCCGCCGTTCCTGGGCCAGGACTACGCGGTGGTGGCGGGACCGCGTCCGCTGCGCCCGGTGACCTTGCCGCACCAGCGCGCGGACCTCCCGGCCGTCGCGACACCGGCACCGGCACCGGCGCCCGCACCGGCAGCGGCAGCGAGGGCGGCGGCACCGGTGTCGTCCGCCCCCGTGGGGCTCACCTGA
- a CDS encoding metallophosphoesterase, producing the protein MTTRAGAPGKLWAISDLHIGYEENRALVERMHPESDDDWLLVAGDVAETVADIRWALGVLADRFRRVVWVPGNHELWTHPKDEIDLRGVARYEHLVELCRELGVTTPEDPYPVWEGAGGPAVVAPLFLLYDYSFLPAGCATKAEGLEYAQGTGVVCSDEYLLHPDPYPSREAWCRARVAETERRLAEIPADLPTIPVNHYPLHRHPTDVLWYPEFAMWCGTSLTADWHRRFRVRTMVYGHLHIPRTTWHEGVRFEEVSVGYPREWRKRPGPPGQLRRILPSTQASTAPSRQEATR; encoded by the coding sequence ATGACCACGAGGGCCGGCGCTCCGGGGAAGCTGTGGGCCATCAGCGATCTGCACATCGGATACGAGGAGAACCGGGCCCTGGTCGAGCGGATGCACCCCGAGTCCGACGACGACTGGCTCCTGGTGGCCGGCGACGTGGCGGAGACCGTCGCCGACATCCGCTGGGCTCTCGGCGTCCTCGCGGACCGCTTCCGCCGGGTCGTCTGGGTCCCCGGCAACCACGAACTGTGGACGCACCCCAAGGACGAGATCGACCTGCGCGGCGTCGCCCGCTACGAGCACCTCGTCGAGCTGTGCCGGGAACTGGGCGTGACCACCCCCGAGGACCCGTACCCGGTGTGGGAGGGCGCCGGCGGCCCGGCGGTCGTCGCGCCGCTCTTCCTGCTCTACGACTACTCGTTCCTGCCCGCGGGGTGCGCGACCAAGGCCGAGGGACTGGAGTACGCCCAGGGCACCGGCGTCGTGTGCAGCGACGAGTACCTGCTGCACCCCGACCCCTATCCCAGCCGCGAGGCCTGGTGCCGGGCGCGGGTCGCCGAGACCGAGCGCAGGCTCGCCGAGATCCCCGCCGACCTGCCCACGATCCCCGTCAACCACTACCCGCTGCACCGGCACCCCACCGATGTCCTGTGGTATCCCGAGTTCGCCATGTGGTGCGGTACGTCGCTGACCGCCGACTGGCACCGCAGGTTCCGGGTGCGGACCATGGTCTACGGGCATCTGCACATCCCGCGCACCACCTGGCACGAGGGGGTCCGCTTCGAGGAGGTCTCGGTGGGCTATCCCCGCGAGTGGCGCAAGCGGCCCGGGCCGCCCGGGCAACTGCGCCGCATCCTGCCGTCGACGCAGGCGTCCACGGCGCCGTCGCGCCAGGAGGCGACCCGTTGA
- a CDS encoding 4'-phosphopantetheinyl transferase superfamily protein: MIEELLPDTVVTVEAFDQDDAGHLPLYPEEEEIVARAVAKRRREFTVVRSCARRAMEKLGVPAQPVLTGERGAPRWPDGLAGSMTHCDGYCAAALVRLTDLASLGVDAEPDGPLPDGVLETVALPAEVSRLRRLGGAWPGVHWDRLLFSAKESVYKAWFPLTGQWLDFAEADIEIRVDPVDPRRGTLHAALLVPGPTVDGRRLSRFDGRWSARDGLVTTAVTVPRT, from the coding sequence TTGATCGAGGAACTGCTGCCCGACACGGTCGTCACCGTGGAGGCCTTCGATCAGGACGACGCCGGTCACCTGCCCCTCTATCCGGAGGAGGAGGAGATCGTCGCGCGGGCGGTCGCCAAGCGGCGCCGCGAGTTCACCGTGGTGCGGTCCTGCGCCCGCCGGGCCATGGAGAAACTCGGCGTGCCGGCGCAGCCCGTGCTGACCGGCGAGCGCGGGGCCCCGCGCTGGCCGGACGGCCTCGCCGGCAGCATGACCCACTGCGACGGCTACTGCGCCGCCGCCCTGGTCCGCCTGACCGACCTGGCCTCCCTCGGTGTCGACGCCGAACCCGACGGGCCGCTCCCGGACGGCGTCCTGGAGACCGTCGCCCTGCCCGCCGAGGTGAGCCGGCTGCGGCGACTGGGCGGGGCGTGGCCCGGCGTCCACTGGGACCGGTTGCTGTTCAGCGCCAAGGAGTCGGTCTACAAGGCGTGGTTCCCCCTCACCGGGCAGTGGCTGGACTTCGCCGAGGCGGACATCGAGATCCGCGTGGACCCGGTCGACCCGCGCCGCGGCACCCTGCACGCCGCCCTTCTGGTGCCGGGGCCGACCGTGGACGGCAGGCGCCTGAGCCGCTTCGACGGCCGCTGGAGCGCAAGGGACGGCCTGGTCACCACGGCGGTCACGGTCCCGCGCACCTGA
- a CDS encoding helix-turn-helix transcriptional regulator: MTGGFEGPGAKPTTALAAVVARVGALADRLDVPHAEVFDVGRLSAASGVPESVVGALLGGRPTGEPDVQTRFVQRLDLLRRTRLKPNGRKYTQQEIADGAGMSRQQAGALINGDRRPTMEHCDAIQRFFRVHAGFLTAEDPEALSGALQRTEQELLQQLADREREAAAPADDPLERLLQDHGVRGIAWRAAQLPTDQHRDKVAEWLDMLLESVKRPES; this comes from the coding sequence GTGACGGGTGGCTTCGAAGGTCCGGGCGCCAAGCCGACCACCGCGCTGGCCGCCGTCGTCGCCCGGGTCGGCGCCCTCGCGGACCGGCTCGACGTGCCGCACGCCGAGGTCTTCGACGTGGGCCGGCTGTCCGCCGCCTCCGGCGTCCCCGAGTCCGTCGTCGGGGCCCTGCTCGGGGGCCGGCCGACGGGCGAGCCCGATGTGCAGACCAGGTTCGTGCAGCGCCTGGACCTGCTGCGCCGCACCCGGCTGAAGCCGAACGGCCGCAAGTACACCCAGCAGGAGATAGCCGACGGCGCCGGGATGTCGCGGCAGCAGGCAGGCGCGCTCATCAACGGCGACCGGCGCCCCACCATGGAGCACTGCGACGCCATCCAGCGCTTCTTCCGGGTGCACGCCGGCTTCCTCACCGCCGAGGACCCCGAGGCGCTCTCGGGCGCCCTCCAGCGCACCGAGCAGGAACTGCTCCAGCAACTCGCCGACCGGGAGCGGGAGGCGGCGGCCCCCGCCGATGACCCGCTGGAGCGGCTGCTCCAGGACCACGGGGTGCGCGGCATCGCCTGGCGGGCCGCGCAACTGCCCACCGACCAGCACCGCGACAAGGTCGCCGAGTGGCTGGACATGCTCCTGGAGAGCGTCAAGCGGCCCGAGTCGTGA
- a CDS encoding ABC transporter ATP-binding protein, translated as MLDVRGLKKVYEGAGRRVEAVRDLTFSVAAGELVCLVGPSGCGKTTLLKCVGGLLEPTAGEVFLAGRRVTGPPPGTAFVFQEYGRSLFPWMRVGQNVELPLKRKNLSKVRRTELVVDALASVGLADAAGAYPWQLSGGMQQRVAIARALAYEPEVLLMDEPFAAVDAQTRADLEDLVRALWRERGITVLFVTHDIDEAVYLGERVIVLSASPTVVREQLRVDLPDGRDQVHTRVAPRFAELRTHVYEQIQAAKRAVPAAPPPQ; from the coding sequence ATGCTCGACGTACGTGGCCTGAAGAAGGTGTACGAGGGTGCGGGGCGGCGTGTCGAGGCGGTGCGCGATCTGACCTTCTCCGTGGCGGCCGGTGAACTGGTCTGCCTGGTCGGCCCGTCGGGCTGCGGGAAGACGACGCTGCTGAAGTGCGTGGGCGGACTGCTCGAACCGACGGCGGGCGAGGTGTTCCTGGCCGGCCGCAGGGTGACCGGTCCGCCACCCGGGACGGCGTTCGTCTTCCAGGAGTACGGGCGCAGCCTGTTCCCGTGGATGCGGGTCGGCCAGAACGTCGAACTACCCCTGAAGCGGAAGAACTTGAGCAAGGTGCGGCGCACGGAGCTGGTCGTGGACGCGCTCGCGTCGGTCGGGCTGGCGGACGCCGCCGGGGCCTACCCGTGGCAGTTGTCGGGCGGCATGCAGCAACGGGTGGCCATCGCGCGGGCGCTGGCGTACGAACCCGAGGTGCTGCTGATGGACGAACCCTTCGCGGCGGTCGACGCGCAGACCCGCGCCGACCTCGAGGACCTGGTACGGGCGCTGTGGCGGGAGCGGGGCATCACGGTCCTGTTCGTCACCCATGACATCGACGAGGCCGTCTACCTGGGCGAACGGGTGATCGTGCTGTCCGCCTCCCCCACCGTCGTGCGGGAGCAGCTCCGGGTCGACCTGCCGGACGGGCGGGACCAGGTGCACACCCGGGTGGCTCCCCGCTTCGCGGAGCTGCGCACCCACGTGTACGAGCAGATCCAGGCGGCGAAGCGCGCGGTGCCCGCCGCCCCGCCTCCGCAGTGA